One window from the genome of Micromonospora aurantiaca ATCC 27029 encodes:
- a CDS encoding GNAT family N-acetyltransferase: MLIRDYTDADWAQVRPILADVITAADTFPYDPRWPPETVREVWVERPPGRTSVAVDRDGAVRGTAKMGPNRPGPGSHVATASFMVAADARGRGVGRALCEEALDWARRQGFAAMQFNAVVETNTAAVELYRRLGFTVIGTVPEAFAHPERGRVGLHVMHRRL; the protein is encoded by the coding sequence CACCGACGCCGACTGGGCCCAGGTCCGGCCGATCCTCGCCGACGTCATCACCGCCGCCGACACGTTCCCGTACGACCCGCGGTGGCCGCCGGAGACGGTGCGCGAGGTGTGGGTGGAGCGCCCGCCGGGGCGTACCTCGGTCGCGGTGGACCGCGACGGCGCGGTGCGCGGCACCGCGAAGATGGGCCCGAACCGGCCCGGGCCGGGGTCGCACGTGGCGACGGCGAGTTTCATGGTCGCGGCGGACGCCCGCGGCCGGGGTGTGGGCCGGGCGCTGTGCGAGGAGGCCCTGGACTGGGCCCGGCGGCAGGGTTTCGCCGCGATGCAGTTCAACGCCGTGGTGGAGACCAACACGGCGGCGGTGGAACTGTACCGGCGGCTCGGCTTCACGGTGATCGGCACCGTGCCGGAGGCGTTCGCGCACCCGGAGCGGGGACGGGTCGGGCTGCACGTGATGCACCGGCGGCTGTGA
- a CDS encoding isochorismatase family protein: protein MTTLTGRPHTALLVVDVQNGVVGGAHDRDRVVATIAGLVDRARDAAVPVVWVQHRSDDLPPDSEQWRIVPELSRRDDEPLVHKAYGDSFEDTDLEPVLAAAGVGRLVVTGAQTDACIRSTLHGAFTRGYDATLVADAHTTEDLSAYGAPPPAQVIAHTNLYWSFQTAPGRTAGTVEAAEVDFAA, encoded by the coding sequence ATGACCACGCTCACCGGCCGTCCGCACACCGCGTTGCTCGTCGTCGACGTGCAGAACGGTGTGGTGGGCGGCGCCCACGACCGTGACCGCGTGGTCGCCACCATCGCCGGTCTGGTCGACCGGGCCCGCGACGCCGCCGTCCCGGTGGTGTGGGTGCAGCACCGCAGCGACGACCTGCCGCCCGACAGTGAGCAGTGGCGGATCGTGCCGGAGCTGTCGCGCCGCGACGACGAGCCGCTGGTGCACAAGGCGTACGGCGACTCCTTCGAGGACACCGACCTGGAGCCGGTGCTCGCCGCCGCCGGGGTGGGCCGGCTGGTCGTGACCGGCGCGCAGACCGACGCGTGCATCAGGTCGACGCTGCACGGGGCGTTCACCCGTGGCTACGACGCCACGCTCGTCGCCGACGCGCACACCACCGAGGACCTGTCCGCCTACGGCGCGCCGCCGCCCGCGCAGGTGATCGCCCACACCAACCTCTACTGGAGTTTCCAGACCGCTCCGGGGCGCACCGCCGGCACCGTCGAGGCCGCCGAGGTGGACTTCGCGGCCTGA
- a CDS encoding DUF2087 domain-containing protein, whose amino-acid sequence MTAQALAGALADERRRTVFAAIVLGARDVPAVVARTGLPARDAAVAVRRLTDAGVLTDDGDGLRVDAGRLREFARAGAASPAAPAANPRETILRTFLRDGALTRLPAQRGRRRVLLEHITERTFEPGRRYPEREVDDALRRWCEGGDADHVTLRRYLIDDMLLTREQGVYWRTGP is encoded by the coding sequence ATGACCGCTCAAGCCCTCGCCGGGGCGCTCGCCGACGAGCGCCGCCGGACCGTGTTCGCCGCGATCGTGCTCGGCGCCCGGGACGTGCCGGCCGTGGTGGCCCGTACCGGCCTGCCCGCCCGCGACGCCGCAGTGGCCGTCCGCCGTCTCACCGACGCCGGGGTGCTCACCGACGACGGGGACGGGCTGCGGGTCGACGCCGGGCGGCTGCGCGAGTTCGCGCGGGCCGGTGCGGCATCCCCGGCGGCGCCGGCCGCGAACCCGCGCGAGACGATCCTGCGCACGTTCCTGCGCGACGGCGCGCTGACCCGGCTGCCCGCGCAGCGGGGGCGCCGCCGCGTGCTGCTGGAGCACATCACCGAACGCACCTTCGAACCCGGGCGGCGCTACCCGGAACGGGAGGTGGACGACGCGCTGCGCCGCTGGTGCGAGGGCGGCGACGCGGACCACGTGACGCTGCGCCGCTACCTGATCGACGACATGCTGCTCACCCGCGAGCAGGGCGTCTACTGGCGGACCGGCCCGTGA
- a CDS encoding GNAT family N-acetyltransferase, giving the protein MTGWSTQVVRPDGPDAALMLREYMAEMVRRWYGRPERPGEVDAALAEDPSDDLAPPTGLLVLARHEGRLAGCAGLRWQPDWAELTRVYVRPEHRGAGGGAALIAAIEAYATGGGATRIRLDTRSDLVEARALYARHGYREIPAFTSGPYAQHWFEKALAGRVDDAAQAR; this is encoded by the coding sequence GTGACGGGCTGGAGCACGCAGGTCGTGCGCCCGGACGGGCCGGACGCGGCGCTGATGCTGCGCGAGTACATGGCGGAGATGGTGCGCCGCTGGTACGGCCGTCCGGAGCGGCCCGGCGAGGTGGACGCCGCGCTGGCCGAGGACCCGAGCGACGACCTGGCCCCTCCCACCGGGCTGCTGGTGCTCGCCCGCCACGAGGGGCGGCTCGCCGGGTGCGCCGGGCTGAGGTGGCAGCCGGACTGGGCCGAGCTGACCCGGGTGTACGTGCGCCCGGAGCACCGGGGCGCCGGGGGCGGGGCGGCGCTGATCGCCGCGATCGAGGCGTACGCGACCGGCGGCGGGGCGACGCGGATCCGGCTGGACACCCGCTCCGACCTGGTCGAGGCGCGTGCCCTGTACGCCCGGCACGGCTACCGGGAGATCCCCGCGTTCACCAGCGGCCCGTACGCGCAGCACTGGTTCGAGAAGGCGCTCGCGGGACGAGTTGACGACGCGGCGCAGGCGCGCTAA
- a CDS encoding Hsp20/alpha crystallin family protein, with the protein MLMRTDPFREIDRIAEQFFGTTARPAVMHLDAYRDGDHFYAAFDLPGVDPDSIDCTVERNVLTVRAERRRPTGENVELVAAERPMGTFTRQLFLGDTLDTDRLEAGYDNGVLTLRIPIAERAKPRRITVSTPAESNGHRQLTTA; encoded by the coding sequence ATGTTGATGCGTACCGACCCGTTCCGCGAGATCGACCGGATCGCCGAGCAGTTCTTCGGCACCACCGCCCGGCCCGCCGTGATGCACCTCGACGCGTACCGCGACGGTGACCACTTCTACGCGGCGTTCGACCTGCCCGGCGTGGACCCGGACAGCATCGACTGCACCGTCGAGCGCAACGTGCTGACCGTCCGCGCCGAGCGCCGCCGTCCCACCGGCGAGAACGTGGAGCTGGTCGCTGCCGAGCGTCCGATGGGCACGTTCACCCGGCAGCTGTTCCTGGGCGACACGCTCGACACCGACCGGCTGGAGGCCGGCTACGACAACGGCGTGCTGACGCTGCGCATCCCGATCGCCGAGCGCGCCAAGCCGCGCCGGATCACTGTGAGCACGCCCGCCGAGAGCAACGGCCACCGTCAGCTCACCACCGCCTGA
- a CDS encoding tyrosine-type recombinase/integrase, whose protein sequence is MLRPEVLPRARPAALPAGPADVTEAWLRNRRLSEHTRDAYRRDVTGWLTWCAEQAVDPLRATFLDVNTYGRELESTPRGRAGRPLTPATVARRLSALSSWYDFLVKLGAVPANPVSAADRPRVDRDHSATVGLTPDEVDALIAAAEADTGPAAARNRAAVALLADLGLRVGELVALDVSDLGTERGHRSIRFVGKGGKVRRRALTPGTAYAVDAYLAVRAAAQGVTVPELTGPLLVTATGGRLDRHAVFRLVRRLAQRAGIAAWAKLSPHSLRHAFATTARSEGVPLEDVQDAMGHADPRTTRRYDRDRHNLDRDPAYAIWAARARRRG, encoded by the coding sequence ATGCTTCGCCCCGAGGTGCTGCCCCGCGCCCGCCCCGCCGCCCTGCCCGCCGGTCCGGCCGACGTCACCGAGGCGTGGCTGCGCAACCGGCGGCTGTCCGAGCACACCCGCGACGCGTACCGCCGCGACGTCACCGGATGGCTGACCTGGTGCGCCGAACAGGCAGTCGACCCGCTGCGGGCCACCTTCCTCGACGTCAACACCTACGGCCGGGAACTGGAGTCCACACCCCGCGGCCGCGCCGGCCGTCCGCTCACCCCGGCCACCGTCGCGCGGCGGCTGTCCGCGCTGTCGAGCTGGTACGACTTCCTGGTCAAGCTGGGCGCGGTGCCCGCCAACCCGGTGTCGGCGGCGGACCGGCCGCGCGTCGACCGGGACCACTCCGCCACCGTCGGCCTGACCCCCGACGAGGTCGACGCGCTGATCGCCGCCGCCGAGGCCGACACCGGCCCGGCCGCCGCCCGCAACCGGGCCGCCGTCGCGCTGCTTGCCGACCTGGGGCTGCGGGTGGGGGAACTGGTCGCGCTGGACGTGTCCGACCTGGGCACGGAACGCGGTCACCGCAGCATCCGCTTCGTCGGCAAGGGCGGCAAGGTACGCCGGCGCGCGCTCACCCCGGGCACCGCGTACGCGGTCGACGCCTACCTGGCCGTACGGGCCGCCGCGCAGGGTGTCACGGTGCCGGAGCTGACCGGTCCGCTGCTGGTCACCGCCACCGGCGGCCGGTTGGACCGGCACGCCGTGTTCCGGCTGGTGCGCCGCCTCGCGCAGCGGGCCGGGATCGCCGCGTGGGCGAAGTTGTCGCCGCACTCGCTGCGTCACGCGTTCGCCACCACGGCCCGCTCCGAGGGGGTGCCGCTGGAGGACGTGCAGGACGCGATGGGGCACGCCGATCCGCGTACCACCCGCCGCTACGACCGGGACCGGCACAACCTGGACCGAGATCCGGCGTACGCGATCTGGGCGGCGCGGGCCCGCCGCCGCGGCTGA
- a CDS encoding VOC family protein, protein MTAHADIAMISIDSSDPAAHAAFYAKALGWEITHSEAEYAMIVKDGPAIGFGLVPGYTPPAWPDESGDKRYHLDLYVDDVAVAEKDLVAAGATRPEFQPGGERWTVLLDPIGQPFCLCPRPQG, encoded by the coding sequence ATGACAGCTCATGCCGACATCGCCATGATCAGTATCGACAGCTCCGACCCGGCCGCGCACGCCGCCTTCTACGCCAAGGCGCTGGGATGGGAGATAACCCACAGCGAGGCCGAGTACGCCATGATCGTCAAGGACGGCCCGGCGATCGGGTTCGGCCTGGTGCCCGGCTACACGCCGCCGGCGTGGCCGGACGAGAGCGGCGACAAGCGTTACCACCTGGACCTCTACGTCGACGACGTGGCGGTCGCGGAGAAGGACCTGGTGGCGGCCGGCGCGACCCGGCCCGAGTTCCAGCCCGGCGGCGAGCGGTGGACCGTGCTGCTCGACCCGATCGGGCAGCCGTTCTGCCTCTGCCCCCGCCCCCAGGGCTGA
- a CDS encoding Rv0361 family membrane protein — protein MGRQREWHHTARRRRPLRAGVLIAGLGVGTCLIGVAGLAAWNAQVVFQADGPVRETADGFFRDVAAGDTDAAYERLCAEARGRWSKSGFGSWVRTPPQVSGYEIVDVSVATRSGRPRGTVLVRINRDGGGSEERELPVVPEGGGWRVCGDPF, from the coding sequence ATGGGCAGGCAGCGGGAGTGGCACCACACGGCCCGGCGTCGCCGCCCGCTACGCGCGGGCGTGCTGATCGCCGGTCTCGGCGTGGGCACCTGCCTGATCGGGGTGGCCGGGCTGGCGGCGTGGAACGCGCAGGTGGTGTTCCAGGCCGACGGGCCGGTGCGGGAGACCGCCGACGGGTTCTTCCGCGACGTCGCGGCCGGTGACACCGACGCGGCGTACGAGCGGCTGTGCGCCGAGGCCCGGGGCAGGTGGAGCAAGTCGGGCTTCGGCAGTTGGGTTCGGACGCCTCCGCAGGTCAGCGGCTACGAGATCGTCGACGTGTCGGTGGCGACCCGATCGGGCCGGCCGCGCGGCACGGTGCTCGTGCGGATCAACCGGGACGGCGGCGGCAGCGAGGAGCGGGAGCTGCCTGTGGTGCCGGAGGGCGGCGGCTGGCGGGTGTGCGGAGACCCGTTCTGA
- a CDS encoding thymidine kinase has protein sequence MARPLPGPGDDRAAGCAAARGVDGRPLHAAALKFFWGPMDCGKSTMALQMNHNHARQGRRGLVTTRIDRSLGPQVTTRIGLAHEAVEVTDDLDLRVLVRDAWAEGVRVDYLICDEASFYNLEHIEQMAELVDRFDVDVYAFGLATDFRSCLFPAAQRLFELADEVARIQVEVLCWCGREGLLNARVVGGRVVREGAQVVIGDTVDTADVRYQVLCRRHYRSGDLGPRG, from the coding sequence CTGGCCCGCCCCCTGCCGGGGCCCGGCGACGACCGGGCCGCCGGCTGCGCCGCCGCCCGCGGCGTCGACGGCCGGCCGCTGCACGCCGCCGCGCTCAAGTTCTTCTGGGGGCCGATGGACTGCGGCAAGTCCACCATGGCGTTGCAGATGAACCACAACCACGCCCGGCAGGGCCGCCGCGGCCTGGTCACCACCCGCATCGACCGCTCGCTGGGCCCGCAGGTCACCACCCGCATCGGCCTGGCCCACGAGGCCGTCGAGGTCACCGACGACCTCGACCTGCGCGTCCTGGTCCGCGACGCGTGGGCCGAGGGGGTACGCGTGGACTACCTGATCTGCGACGAGGCCTCGTTCTACAACCTCGAACACATCGAGCAGATGGCCGAGCTGGTCGACCGGTTCGACGTCGACGTCTACGCCTTCGGCCTGGCGACCGACTTCCGCTCCTGCCTGTTCCCCGCGGCGCAGCGGCTGTTCGAACTGGCCGACGAGGTGGCCCGCATCCAGGTCGAGGTGCTGTGCTGGTGCGGCCGGGAAGGGCTGCTCAACGCCCGCGTGGTCGGCGGCCGGGTGGTCCGCGAGGGCGCGCAGGTCGTCATCGGCGACACCGTGGACACCGCCGACGTGCGCTATCAGGTGCTGTGCCGGCGCCACTACCGCTCCGGGGACCTCGGCCCGCGCGGCTGA
- a CDS encoding MFS transporter, translating to MADTVTPAVADPAGPGSTRRERTGWYFYDWANSAFQTTVITVFLGPFLTTVTELAAGCELGADSCDGAVYPLGIKVAAGSFYPYLISLSVFLTVFVLPVIGAIADRSAHKKRLLAAAAFTGAGATIAFAFVTGERYLLGGALFLIANISFGAAVVVYNSFLPQLGGPDERDGISSRGWAIGYLGGGLLLALNLVAVTMLSEEGNAQRTLDLARWSIVSAGVWWAAFTLVPLRWLREHPTEAARRGGSGVNVLTDGFRQLGRTLREIKTYPLTLYFLLAFLVFNDGIQTVITLASQYGTEELRLEQSTLIVTILLVQFLAFGGALALGALAKRIGAWKTVLLSLVLWTGVIIAAFRLPAEAPVPFMILGGCIGLVLGGSQALSRSLFSQLIPAGKEGEYYGFYEISDKGTSWLGPLAFGLVFQLTSSYRVGLVSLLIFFVVGFALLAAVPMRRAIIAAGNTPPRVL from the coding sequence ATGGCCGATACGGTCACCCCCGCCGTCGCCGACCCCGCCGGACCGGGCAGCACCCGCCGCGAGCGCACCGGCTGGTACTTCTACGACTGGGCGAACTCCGCGTTCCAGACCACAGTCATCACGGTCTTCCTCGGGCCGTTCCTCACCACGGTCACCGAACTCGCCGCCGGTTGCGAGCTGGGCGCGGACAGCTGCGACGGCGCGGTGTACCCGCTGGGCATCAAGGTCGCCGCCGGATCGTTCTACCCGTACCTGATCTCGCTGTCGGTCTTCCTCACCGTGTTCGTGCTGCCGGTGATCGGCGCGATCGCCGACCGGTCGGCGCACAAGAAGCGGCTGCTCGCCGCCGCGGCGTTCACCGGCGCCGGCGCGACAATCGCGTTCGCGTTCGTCACCGGCGAGCGCTACCTGCTCGGCGGCGCGCTGTTCCTGATCGCGAACATCTCCTTCGGCGCCGCCGTGGTCGTCTACAACTCGTTCCTGCCGCAACTCGGCGGTCCCGACGAGCGCGACGGCATCTCCAGCCGCGGCTGGGCCATCGGCTACCTCGGCGGCGGCCTGCTGCTCGCGCTGAACCTGGTCGCGGTCACCATGCTCAGCGAGGAGGGCAACGCCCAGCGCACGCTGGACCTGGCCCGCTGGTCGATCGTTTCCGCAGGCGTGTGGTGGGCCGCGTTCACCCTGGTGCCGCTGCGCTGGCTGCGGGAACACCCGACCGAGGCGGCCCGCCGGGGCGGCAGCGGCGTCAACGTGCTCACCGACGGGTTCCGGCAGCTCGGGCGCACCCTGCGGGAGATCAAGACGTACCCGCTGACGCTGTACTTCCTGCTCGCGTTCCTGGTCTTCAACGACGGCATCCAGACCGTCATCACCCTCGCCAGCCAGTACGGCACCGAGGAACTGCGGCTGGAGCAGAGCACGCTGATCGTGACGATCCTGCTGGTGCAGTTCCTCGCCTTCGGCGGCGCGCTCGCCCTCGGCGCGCTCGCCAAACGCATCGGTGCCTGGAAGACCGTGCTGCTGTCGCTGGTGCTCTGGACCGGTGTGATCATCGCCGCGTTCCGGCTGCCGGCCGAGGCGCCCGTGCCGTTCATGATCCTCGGCGGCTGCATCGGCCTGGTGCTCGGCGGCAGCCAGGCGCTGAGCCGGTCGCTGTTCAGCCAGCTCATCCCGGCCGGCAAGGAGGGCGAGTACTACGGCTTCTACGAGATCAGCGACAAGGGCACCAGCTGGCTCGGCCCGCTGGCGTTCGGCCTGGTCTTCCAGCTGACCTCGTCGTACCGGGTGGGCCTGGTGTCGCTGCTGATCTTCTTCGTGGTCGGCTTCGCGCTGCTGGCCGCCGTGCCGATGCGCCGGGCCATCATCGCCGCCGGGAACACCCCGCCCCGGGTGCTCTGA
- a CDS encoding glycerophosphodiester phosphodiesterase family protein: MQPRHGYLDAPAPLAFAHRGGAADGDENTAAAFARAVALGYRYVETDVHATADGVPVVFHDPTLRRVTGEPGRIADLRWADLASVRVGGAALVPRLDEVLGAWPQVRFNIDVKSDGGVTPTVATVTRVRAGGRVLLASFSDARLARLRALAGPKVATSLGMRGVARLRLASLHGRPLRLPPSVVAAQVPVAFGRVPVADRRFLAYCHRIGLQVHVWTIDDPAQMHHLLDLGVDGIMTDHVSVLRDVYRSRGHWAA, encoded by the coding sequence GTGCAGCCCCGTCACGGCTACCTCGACGCGCCCGCGCCGCTGGCGTTCGCCCACCGCGGCGGCGCGGCCGACGGCGACGAGAACACCGCCGCCGCGTTCGCCCGTGCCGTCGCCCTGGGCTACCGGTACGTGGAGACCGACGTGCACGCCACCGCCGACGGCGTACCGGTGGTCTTCCACGACCCGACGCTGCGCCGGGTCACCGGCGAGCCGGGTCGCATCGCGGATCTGCGCTGGGCCGACCTGGCCTCGGTACGCGTCGGCGGCGCCGCCCTGGTGCCCCGCCTGGACGAGGTGCTCGGCGCCTGGCCGCAGGTGCGGTTCAACATCGACGTGAAGTCCGACGGCGGCGTGACGCCCACCGTCGCCACGGTCACCCGGGTCCGCGCGGGCGGGCGGGTGCTGCTCGCCTCGTTCAGCGACGCCCGGCTGGCCCGGCTGCGGGCGCTGGCCGGGCCGAAGGTCGCCACCAGCCTCGGCATGCGCGGCGTGGCCCGGCTGCGGCTGGCCTCGCTGCACGGACGGCCGCTACGGCTGCCCCCGTCGGTGGTGGCCGCGCAGGTGCCCGTCGCCTTCGGGCGGGTGCCGGTGGCCGACCGGCGGTTCCTCGCGTACTGCCACCGGATCGGGTTGCAGGTGCACGTCTGGACGATCGACGATCCCGCCCAGATGCACCACTTACTTGATCTTGGTGTGGATGGCATCATGACCGATCACGTCAGCGTGCTCCGTGACGTCTATCGCAGTCGCGGCCACTGGGCCGCCTGA
- a CDS encoding helix-turn-helix domain-containing protein: MSNDMYSVEQVADLLGLHVRTVRGYIRSGRLRATRIGKQYRITRADLDALTGRPAPPSVPAAEVSSVVRLDGVDRAAVDRLATLVLAGVNTHHDPDRPLRVQTVHDEERHRMTIMILGDLTATADLLRLLDGVLDGGNGLLGGGEHSRG; the protein is encoded by the coding sequence ATGAGTAACGACATGTACTCGGTGGAGCAGGTCGCTGACCTGCTCGGCCTGCACGTGCGCACCGTGCGCGGCTACATCCGCTCCGGGCGGCTGCGGGCCACGCGGATCGGCAAGCAGTACCGGATCACCCGCGCGGACCTGGACGCGCTGACCGGCCGGCCGGCGCCGCCCTCGGTGCCGGCGGCGGAGGTGTCGAGCGTCGTGCGGCTCGACGGCGTCGACCGGGCCGCCGTCGACCGGCTCGCCACGCTGGTGCTGGCCGGTGTGAACACCCACCACGACCCGGACCGTCCGCTGCGCGTGCAGACGGTCCACGACGAGGAGCGGCACCGCATGACCATCATGATCCTGGGCGATCTCACCGCCACCGCCGACCTGCTGCGCCTGCTCGACGGGGTGCTCGACGGCGGCAACGGCCTGCTCGGCGGCGGGGAGCACAGCCGTGGCTGA
- a CDS encoding DUF4180 domain-containing protein has protein sequence MADLMQERAGEQVLVCDPDGPPIATERDALDLIGAAFLGATVVAVPAERLDPDFFTLGTRFAGDVMQKFVNYRLRLAIVGDISAHLERSDALRALVAESNRHDQVWFVPDLAALDDRLRTTP, from the coding sequence GTGGCTGACCTGATGCAGGAGCGCGCCGGCGAGCAGGTGCTGGTCTGCGACCCGGACGGCCCGCCGATCGCCACCGAGCGCGACGCGCTGGACCTGATCGGCGCGGCGTTCCTCGGCGCGACTGTGGTCGCGGTGCCGGCCGAGCGGCTCGACCCCGACTTCTTCACGCTCGGCACCCGCTTCGCCGGCGACGTGATGCAGAAGTTCGTCAACTACCGGCTGCGCCTGGCGATCGTCGGTGACATCTCCGCCCACCTGGAGCGCAGCGACGCGTTGCGCGCGCTGGTGGCCGAGTCGAACCGGCACGACCAGGTGTGGTTCGTCCCGGACCTGGCCGCACTCGACGACCGGCTGCGCACCACCCCCTGA
- a CDS encoding flavodoxin family protein translates to MTAVRALVLNCTLKRSPATSSSQVLGQEVLDALAEQGVDGEIVRVVDHDVRFGVSVDEGDGDGWPGIRAKLLAAQILIIATPIWLGQPSSVTKMVLERLDAELSETDDQGRLRTYGKVGGVAVVGNEDGAHHTIAEVQQALNEVGFTCPAAGATYWVGEALHKTDYVDARPKPDTTGRTTAALALNSAHLARLLADRPYPPPGTRGAGTEPSSQSG, encoded by the coding sequence ATGACCGCTGTCCGAGCACTCGTTCTCAACTGCACCCTGAAGCGCTCCCCGGCGACGTCCAGTTCACAGGTGCTCGGTCAGGAGGTGCTCGACGCGCTGGCCGAGCAGGGTGTCGACGGCGAGATCGTCCGGGTGGTCGACCACGACGTGCGCTTCGGGGTCTCCGTCGACGAGGGCGACGGCGACGGCTGGCCCGGCATCCGCGCCAAGCTGCTCGCCGCCCAGATCCTGATCATCGCCACGCCGATCTGGCTCGGTCAGCCCTCGTCGGTGACCAAGATGGTCCTCGAACGGTTGGACGCCGAGCTGTCCGAGACCGACGACCAGGGCCGCCTGCGCACCTACGGCAAGGTCGGCGGGGTGGCCGTGGTCGGCAACGAGGACGGCGCGCACCACACCATCGCCGAGGTGCAGCAGGCCCTCAACGAGGTGGGGTTCACCTGCCCGGCCGCCGGGGCCACCTACTGGGTCGGGGAGGCGCTGCACAAGACCGACTACGTCGACGCCCGCCCCAAACCCGACACGACCGGCCGCACCACCGCCGCGCTGGCGCTCAACAGCGCCCACCTGGCCCGGCTGCTCGCGGACCGGCCCTACCCGCCACCCGGAACCCGCGGCGCAGGCACCGAACCCAGCAGCCAGTCCGGCTGA
- a CDS encoding lysophospholipid acyltransferase family protein: MNSTPWRAPLLWRSAQTLARAVVGLVGRLEVTGDVPDALRHGPLVLAANHISPFDPVVLAAACRVRRVAPRIMATGGLFRAPVIGSLMRRAGHIRVDRGTSAVHRSLEVAAEAVAGGSVVVVYPEGRIGLDPGMWPERGKTGAARLAFASGAAVVPVAQWGSHEVLPYRAPKGMLRATARAIVRRPAIRVHFGAPVPLDDLRSGSPGAARQATDRIIDAITDDLVPLRPDEPDRPRHVDPGRPVDTARAHRRHRAG; the protein is encoded by the coding sequence ATGAACAGCACCCCCTGGCGCGCGCCGCTGCTGTGGCGGAGCGCGCAGACGCTCGCCCGCGCCGTCGTCGGGCTGGTCGGCCGGCTGGAGGTCACCGGCGACGTGCCCGACGCGCTGCGCCACGGCCCGCTGGTCCTGGCCGCCAACCACATCAGCCCGTTCGACCCGGTGGTGCTCGCCGCCGCCTGCCGGGTCCGGCGCGTCGCGCCCCGGATCATGGCCACCGGCGGTCTGTTCCGGGCCCCGGTGATCGGGTCGCTGATGCGCCGCGCCGGGCACATCCGCGTCGACCGGGGCACCTCCGCGGTGCACCGGTCACTGGAGGTCGCCGCCGAGGCCGTGGCCGGCGGCTCGGTGGTGGTGGTCTACCCGGAGGGACGCATCGGGCTCGACCCGGGCATGTGGCCCGAGCGGGGCAAGACCGGCGCCGCCCGGCTCGCCTTCGCCAGCGGCGCCGCCGTGGTCCCGGTCGCCCAGTGGGGCTCGCACGAGGTGCTCCCCTACCGGGCGCCCAAGGGCATGCTGCGTGCGACAGCCCGGGCGATCGTCCGCCGGCCCGCCATCCGGGTGCACTTCGGCGCCCCGGTGCCGCTGGACGACCTGCGGTCGGGCTCCCCCGGCGCGGCCCGGCAGGCCACCGACCGGATCATCGACGCGATCACCGACGACCTGGTGCCGCTGCGCCCCGACGAGCCGGACCGGCCGCGCCACGTCGACCCGGGCCGGCCGGTCGACACCGCCCGCGCCCACCGTCGCCACCGCGCCGGCTGA